From the genome of Flavobacterium luteolum, one region includes:
- a CDS encoding FtsW/RodA/SpoVE family cell cycle protein codes for MKELVNKLKGDRVIWSFVALLALFSFMPVFSASSNLAYIGHGTGNTLGYLVKHLAHICIGFLIIYWVHRVPYHYFRAISKIALPVVWILLIYTLLKGTVIAGANASRWIQVPFIGITFQTSTLAAIVLFIYVARYLSKTKEENEPFQTSLIQLWIPVFITLILILPANFSTTALIFSMVLMLTFIGKYPLKYIAFIIGSGVAMLAFFLLVAKAFPDSRFFSRVSTWESRITNFTTDKPDEDDYQIEKAKIAIASGKLGGLGPGKSVQKNFLPQSSSDFIYAIIVEEYGLVGGVSIVILYLLLLFRFVIASHKAPTIFGKLVVVGVGFPMIFQAMINMAVAVELLPVTGQTLPLISSGGSSIWMTCLGLGIIISVTRKEEEIAEDKLEREKRKEALQRLIDKEMAEEDLPADEIYEEEPMYSIEDNSRNPMNAVLNK; via the coding sequence ATGAAGGAGCTAGTAAACAAACTAAAAGGAGATAGAGTAATATGGTCATTTGTGGCTTTATTGGCTTTGTTTTCGTTTATGCCTGTTTTTAGTGCGAGTAGTAATCTTGCCTATATCGGGCATGGGACAGGAAATACATTAGGGTATTTGGTAAAACATCTGGCGCATATCTGTATTGGTTTTTTAATTATTTACTGGGTGCATAGAGTTCCATATCACTATTTTAGAGCAATTTCTAAGATTGCGCTTCCAGTCGTTTGGATTTTATTGATCTATACGCTTTTAAAAGGAACTGTAATTGCAGGAGCAAATGCAAGTCGTTGGATTCAGGTTCCTTTTATCGGAATCACATTTCAGACTTCAACATTAGCAGCAATCGTTTTGTTTATTTATGTGGCACGTTATTTATCTAAAACCAAAGAAGAAAATGAGCCTTTTCAGACCTCATTGATTCAGCTTTGGATTCCAGTTTTCATTACGTTAATATTGATTTTACCAGCGAACTTTTCAACTACAGCGTTAATCTTTTCAATGGTTTTAATGTTGACATTTATTGGAAAGTATCCATTAAAATATATTGCTTTTATCATTGGTTCAGGAGTTGCAATGTTGGCATTCTTCTTATTAGTTGCAAAAGCTTTTCCAGATTCAAGGTTCTTTAGCAGGGTCTCAACTTGGGAAAGCCGTATTACGAATTTTACAACAGACAAACCTGATGAAGATGATTATCAGATTGAGAAAGCAAAAATTGCAATTGCATCTGGGAAATTAGGAGGATTAGGTCCTGGAAAAAGTGTTCAGAAAAACTTTTTGCCACAATCTTCTTCCGATTTTATCTACGCTATTATTGTAGAGGAATACGGTTTAGTTGGAGGAGTTTCGATAGTAATTTTGTACTTATTGTTATTGTTTCGTTTTGTAATAGCTTCTCATAAAGCACCAACTATATTCGGAAAATTAGTCGTCGTTGGTGTCGGTTTTCCTATGATATTTCAGGCTATGATCAATATGGCGGTTGCTGTTGAGTTATTGCCAGTTACAGGACAAACGCTTCCGTTGATAAGTAGTGGGGGAAGTTCGATTTGGATGACTTGTCTTGGACTCGGAATTATCATTAGTGTGACAAGAAAAGAAGAAGAAATTGCTGAAGATAAACTTGAGAGAGAAAAAAGAAAAGAAGCCTTACAGCGATTAATAGATAAAGAAATGGCAGAGGAAGATTTGCCTGCAGACGAAATATACGAAGAAGAGCCAATGTATTCCATCGAAGATAATTCAAGAAATCCGATGAATGCGGTTTTAAACAAATAG
- the murG gene encoding undecaprenyldiphospho-muramoylpentapeptide beta-N-acetylglucosaminyltransferase: MTKYKFILSGGGTGGHIYPAIAIANELKLQFPDAEFLFVGAKDKMEMQKVPQAGYEIKGLWIAGLQRKLTLQNLMFPLKLASSLLESKRIIKKFKPNVVIGTGGFASGPLLQAAGSAGIPTVVQEQNSYPGITNKLLSKKANAICVAYQNLERFFPKEKIVLTGNPVRQDLIDIESKRDEAIAFYGLDPNKKTLLVLGGSLGARRINQLIEKELQNFLSQDVQVIWQCGKLYFEEYKKYNQPNVKVVDFIERMDFVYAASDVIISRAGASSVSELCIVGKPVIFIPSPNVAEDHQTKNAQAIVDEKGAILLKESELDSQFSIVFEALLKDSGKQKQLSDNIKKLAKPKATQDIVAEIVKLIK, translated from the coding sequence ATGACAAAGTATAAATTCATACTTAGCGGAGGAGGAACAGGAGGACATATCTATCCTGCAATTGCAATTGCAAACGAATTAAAATTACAATTTCCTGATGCAGAATTTCTTTTTGTAGGTGCCAAAGATAAAATGGAAATGCAGAAAGTGCCTCAAGCAGGTTACGAAATAAAAGGTCTTTGGATTGCTGGTTTACAGCGAAAATTGACATTACAAAATTTGATGTTTCCGCTTAAATTGGCAAGCAGTTTATTGGAATCAAAAAGAATAATTAAAAAGTTTAAGCCTAATGTTGTAATTGGAACGGGTGGTTTTGCTAGCGGACCCTTATTGCAGGCGGCAGGTTCGGCTGGAATTCCAACAGTGGTTCAAGAGCAGAATTCTTATCCAGGAATAACAAATAAATTGTTAAGCAAAAAAGCAAATGCAATTTGTGTGGCGTATCAAAATTTGGAACGCTTTTTTCCAAAAGAGAAAATTGTTTTAACAGGGAATCCAGTTCGTCAAGATTTAATTGACATTGAAAGCAAGCGTGATGAAGCAATTGCTTTTTATGGTTTAGATCCTAATAAGAAAACATTACTGGTTTTAGGAGGAAGTTTAGGAGCTAGAAGAATCAATCAGTTAATTGAAAAAGAATTGCAAAATTTTCTTTCTCAAGATGTGCAGGTAATCTGGCAATGTGGAAAATTATATTTTGAAGAATATAAAAAGTACAATCAGCCAAATGTAAAAGTGGTTGATTTTATTGAAAGAATGGATTTTGTCTACGCGGCATCAGATGTCATAATTTCACGTGCTGGAGCTTCGTCGGTGTCAGAATTGTGTATCGTGGGAAAACCAGTCATTTTTATTCCATCGCCGAATGTGGCTGAGGATCACCAAACTAAAAATGCACAGGCAATTGTGGATGAAAAAGGTGCGATTTTGTTGAAAGAATCTGAGCTTGACAGTCAGTTTAGCATTGTTTTTGAAGCGCTGCTGAAAGATTCAGGAAAACAGAAACAACTAAGTGATAATATTAAAAAACTGGCAAAACCAAAAGCTACACAAGATATTGTAGCAGAGATTGTGAAGTTAATTAAATAG